In Hyperolius riggenbachi isolate aHypRig1 chromosome 1, aHypRig1.pri, whole genome shotgun sequence, the genomic window AACTTCTTCCGGAGgcaagacaggtcctcttcactcctcttCAGTGTACAAGCCGTACAGCCATGCAGCTTCCGTTCCAGCATGTCATGTGCCATGGGACAGAAGCTGTATAGTGATTGGCTGCACAGCTCTTGTGTACTGAAGAggggtgaagaggacctgtcccaccacCGAAGGGAGGTAATGTCTAACGCTCTGTTCCCTACTAATGATTATTTGCATGATCCTGCTATTTACTACAAGAAATTTCCTGCCTACCACAATGTGTAATATCCTATCAATGCTGTACTAAAGACCCCCACAGCAGTAGAATATCTACACCCTACTTCACAACCACTAAGCATGTACTCCTCCTGCAGCATAGATGCCTAAGCAGCAGCGATGCTGGTGaactttcgccaaagtcattttcacatcgaaaatgctattttcaatttcaAGAAAATAGTTGCTAATATATTTAATATATGGAAAACCGCAAATATTTGTTTAATTTATCAAGAAAATGTGCAAAAtaatgtgaaaaaaaacacaaacttactacaaaatgattttcaatagtATTTTCgctcaaaagtcaaattttacattattttcacaaaaatcaatgcaaaaaaagaaatattggcattttcgctcatcactgctacGCACACAGCAGTGAAATTACTGACCAGAAtgctaaggccccatttacacttaatcagttgctctcagttataactgaaagaaaactgattttcaaagtaatatccatgttttcccatgacacagttcacacttaaagaggaactccagtgaaaatttattacatggtgacatttttactgtgggcaggttatgtagctgctcctagctgttttggctgttagagacagctgtaaacagctaattcctgtctgtgaaccttgttacattgtggcagtttgcccagagtaccgcggtactcagagcttcttgtgggaggagtttcagcacaaaatcagtcatacagcgccccctgatggtctgtttgtgaaattcattatatttctcatgtaaaagggggtatcagctactgattgggataaagttcaattctaggttggagtttctctttaacgcctTTTAACTGAAATCATCTTTCCACtgtactgctatggaaaaaacgtgtaccaacgcgtactaatgcatactaacgcatactaatgcaCACTGACCCatgccaactgattaagtgtaaatggagcCTTACTGATGTTTCCCCCACCTGTTGATGGATGCCTAAGACATTATGGTCTATCCTGCTAACTGTCCACCAAATCTGGCAAAAATATCAGTAATGTCCGGGTTAGCCTTAAAACAAACCGAATGACCAGTATTCTGCCAACTCAGTGGTTGACCCATCTTAACAGCCACACGAGGTAGCACTTCAACCTTTGtctgtgcttaaagaggaacttcagcctaaacaaacatactgtctttaagttacattagttatgttaattaaaatacataggtaatataatcttttacccaccctgtttttaaccacttcatcctaactggacgaaaattttcgtccagttaggctgcacgCACTCCCGCAGGtcgcgcacgctcccgcggcctgccccccgtgcgcgctcccgctgggggccgttagcccagcgatcaatgaaagggattataaatccctttcactgatcggacccccccggagaaaagccgatagcgtctcttcagacgctgcggcttttctgagatcaaaaagttcccctgcttctatcttcttcctgggagcgagatcgatcgctcccacgactttttgactgtggccaccttgtggccaaatagcaaactacaccaaaaatcactttacattgaataaatacatttttacacttgtaaaatcccctgtttacctcccacaccaaaaaataaccacatacaagttttaataaaaaataaaataaaaaattacaataataataaaaaaacaacattaatagttacctaagggtctaaactttttaaatattcatgtcaaaggagtatatcaatatgatttattaaattatgggcttctaaatagtgatggacgcaaattgaaaaaatgcacctttatttccaaattaaatatttgtcgccatacattgtgatagggacataattttaacggtgtaatacccaggACTTATGGGCAaacacaatacgtgagttttaattatggaggcatgtattattttaaaactataatggctgaaaactgagaaataattaattttttccgtttttttcttattcttcctgttaaaatgcatttacagtaaagtgtctcttagcaaaatgtaccacccacagaaagcctaattggtggtggaaaaaacaagatatagatcaattcattgtgatgagtagtgataaagttattggaaaatgaatggtggtgaaagttgctcagatgtaaaaaattctcaaccctgtaggctgaagtggttaaagaataggcaaatgtttgtgctttcatgagggcagccatctttttggttgaaaggaggtgattgggagcatgagacaccgttccaactgtcctgtgtccagatcacccctcccagttgctaggcaatgtgaataacaacataggacttattatcatgctttgcaaagcatcaggggaaaaaagcccgggcagttttctttgatggggcataaAAAATGTTACATGCATTATAAcacacgcaaaacgctagcacaaCAGTGCTAtgcgttagcacggctttgtgaatcaagccctatatgtgatCCTAAATTTGCCAGTTcctctacttgccagtctgcgcccagggccgcgctgcccaagaaacagccctgttgACAGGGCACCGCTCAGTTTGGCGCTAGGATAGCCGAattatggctctccctgctgccgctaaactccgaggcggtgttaaatactattccccctccgagtcttcACAACTCAGAGAGAGATGTAATTTAGGGTCTGGCAGCCACTACAGCACAAAATTACCATTACGCGGGGTGCGCATCAtagcataccgtatttttcggactataagacgcactttttctcccccaaaagtagggggGAAAAgtcggtgcgtcttatagtccgaatgtgccccTGTGTAGCAAATGCAGATAGCGCAGCAGAAGTGGTTACCTATCTGCGCGCTTGGTGCTCAATGTCTCCAGCTAGTTTAATGATCCTGGCATGGCGGGGCAGCAGCAGCGCAATCCGACATCCCATCATCCAGCCTTCGATATTCCAGCGTGGCTGCAGCGGCTGTCCTTGATCCTTATGTGTTGCGGTAGTGGGTCAGAAGAGGGGCGATCACTGGCAAGCTGCAGGGGCTGTCCTCTTAACTTGCGGTGGCAGCGGCGGTGGGGCAGATAACGGGAGTTACCAGCGGTAGTTATGACTACCGAAGTGTCTGAACTTCCTTCCCCCTTATGACTCAGCCGCGTGTGCGTCGCACGTCATCAGGGGGCGCCAGTAAACAAGGACGTTAAGACACTTCGGTAGTCAGAACTACCGCTGGGATCTCCCGTTATCTGCcccgccgccgctgccaccgCAAGTTAAGAGGACAGCCCCTGCAGCTTGCCAGCGATCGCCCCTCTTCTGACCCACTACCGCAACACATAAGGATCAAGGACAGCGGCTGCAGCCACGCTGAAAGATCGAAGGCTGGATGATGGGATGAAAGCCGCTGCAGCCACACAGGAATAGTCCCTCATCTGCTCCACCGCAAGTGCAGGAAGATCGGGGGCTGGATGATGGGATGACAGCCGCTGCAGCCACACAGGAATAGTCACTCATCTGCTCCACCGCAAGTGCAGGAAGATCGGGGGCTGGATGATGGGATGACAGCCGCTGCAGCCACAATGGAATGGTCCTTAATTTGCTGGATGTTGGGATGTCAGATCACACTGTTGCTGCTGCCTCTGCGTCAGGATGATCAAAGCTGCTGGAGAATACAGCATAGGAGCACGTGGATTGACACCTGGATAGGTGAGATCATCCACTTTGAAGTTGTAGTGTTTAGTTATTGCAGCTGGTGGGGAGGCAGGGGGTTAGTTTAATGTACTTTAGTGTTACTGGAGGGGCAGCAGGAGTAggctagtgtagtgtatagtgTAGCATAGGAACTTATGGGGGTATCAGGCACTAGTGTAACGTAGTGTAAAGAAGTGTAGCATAAGGTTATTGGTGGGGCATCAGGGTTTAGTGTAGGGTAGTCTAGCTGGtgggagcagcaggggttagtgtagctgggcactgAAGCTAAGTTATTGTAGCTGGTTATGCAGCTTGGGGAGAAAAAGGTCTATAAGACGCCCTGAACCATGGAGGCATCCaggattattatattttttttttcctgatttttgtcctctaaacatgggtgcgtcttatggtccggagcgtcttatagtccgaaaaatacggtagttttgTGCTGAAATAACCTGCTTCCCCACAGCCCAATCTCCCCACCTCACAGTAAATGGCTATACATTGTAGTAGGGACTTTAATCACTTGACCCCAAAGGCTATTTTACCCTGACCGCCAAGAgctattttcacctgtcagcactcctcccgctCATTTGGCCATAGCTTTTTCACTGATTTTtgtacctaaatgatctatatctttttttttttttttttttttgccataaattCAGCTATTTGCGGAAGATATAGTGTCTATATTTGACAattattttctatacattttatagGGATAAATTAAGAAAAAATGTAGAAAAACAATACACtacttctccaattccatcccctatactatagataaaaccacatgttttatttgctcatttgtcttagctattacaacatttaaattatgaccttagtataatgtatggcaacaatatattattggaaataaagtgcatttttcctgtgtttttttttttttgtactattttttttttgtaccataaataattacaagccctttgcCAGTAATATTCgcttatgacatacatatttcaAAAGCTCTGTCCCTAATGTAACTTTTTTCaatgctgtaattttttttttttattgaaagttttttttttaattttggtaactatgggggagggggttaaaaaggtttaaataactatattacatttatgtttAATGTATTTTTAGTTTAATTTTACTTGTTGGCCCCAAGATGGTACTACACATTATCTtgggttaccaggaagtgttcaatctttttttttactctgcttTTTACTTTCATTATTATAAAATGAACATGGCTCCTGATTGGAGTCATGGTTATTTATAtaaaggcactttgattggctcaggaaacacatgttcccattcacaatCTTTGAACTGTAAACTCCACTGTGAAAGAGCGGTGGGAGTGAGCACACTCCCGCCGCTGATTAACAGGATGAACCAATATGTCCTTGTAGCATTAGTGGTGATCAAACTGGATGTTTTTATGTATCAACTTTGAGATAGCTGTTTAAATTATTGTGAGTGCCATAGAGGGGCAGTTCAATGTTCTCTGTAATGCACTGTGGCCAGTGTTATATAAAATTATAAGGATGACAATGCCAATTATTTTCTattcaggaggtgtgtgtgtgtgtgtatgtggggagggggggggggtgcgctggATACAACTATTTACCACAGGGCCACACTTCTCTCCACCGTTTCTACACTGGAGACAAGGTGTTTGTTGCATGCCAACACCTTCCTCTCTCTCAACTCCCAGGGCAACGTCTCACAATTTCTCATGCCACAAGTTTTGGCTTATAGAAGAACATGGTAAGGGGGGACATTAATTTTCCAATTACATTCAAGTGACGAATTGAAGGTGATAATAGGTGCATGTGTCAACCCTACTTCCAGAAAGCATGATGAGAGCCTGGGCTATGGCAGCATTTTGGGGACTAGGACAGAAGACCCCGCATGATGCCATTATTGAAGCTTTGGAGTTTTAGTGCCATTTTCTTAAATAtctgttcatttttattttgtactAGATCTTTGTAGGCAATGGGAGTAGGACTTTGAGGTAATGGCTAGGAATACAATGATGTTCTCCTTCAAGCTGTTGTTCCATCTCAATAACATTTTCTTCATTTAATACTTTTCACAGATTTTCATCAAGCAATGGAATAGAACAATTGTCACTGAAGTCTTCATTAATGGATTTGAGAGTGTCGTTGATTACAAAATTCCAATATTCctcgtcctgttgatcttctacaTACTTACTTGTCTGGAGAACTGCCTGGTCATCTTCCTAGTTTGTAGAAGTCCTCGTCTCCATTCTCCCATGTACATCTTTGTCAGCAATCTACTCTTTGTCGAGCTTGCCTATGCCACAGATATGACTCCATCGATGCTCTTCAACGTGTTATCATCTAGAGTAACTATTTCTTACGTTGGCTGTCTTGTCCAGTTAAATGTCCTGTCATGGATGGGAATTGTCGATATACTGCAGATTACGGTAATGTCCTATGACAGGTATCTGGCCATTTGCCACCCTTTGAGATATTCCGTCCTCATGCACAACAGACTATGTCTGTATTTTCTGATTGTGTTCTGGGTATTATCTGCAGTTCTTACAGCAGGATATTTCTACTTGTTTGGGCAGTTGGAATATTGTGctcctgttaaaatgaatttctttttttgtgaatacacagcctTTGTCCATTTTGCATGTGTTATGGCAAATTTAGACACTCTTGAGTTGTACGGGTTTATAATAGCTACAATATTAAATCTGTTTTGTGGATTTATATTTCTCTCGTACATTGTCATCATAATTGCAATCCTCAGAATACGATCAGCCACGGGACGCCAGAAGGCCTTCTCCACCTGCAGCTCCCACCTTCTGGTGGTGGTCATCCACTTTCTCATTCCATTCCTAGCCTTTATCGTGCCACAGACTATCATTTCCTATAAAACCATGTCCATTGTCTATTATTTAGTGATTCCTGTATTAAACCCCGTCATTTACACTTTAAGGAATCAAGAATTTCAAAATGCTCTGCAGGCAACAAGAAAGGACATTAATCAATATTTTATGGCTAAAAGGGTTTTGCCATGAATTGTCCCTGAgacattaatacttacctatggcTTCTTTCAGCCCTCTGTAGGCagtgggctccctc contains:
- the LOC137544252 gene encoding olfactory receptor 2A12-like — its product is MSCAMGQKLYSDWLHSSCVLKRGEEDLSHHRREIFIKQWNRTIVTEVFINGFESVVDYKIPIFLVLLIFYILTCLENCLVIFLVCRSPRLHSPMYIFVSNLLFVELAYATDMTPSMLFNVLSSRVTISYVGCLVQLNVLSWMGIVDILQITVMSYDRYLAICHPLRYSVLMHNRLCLYFLIVFWVLSAVLTAGYFYLFGQLEYCAPVKMNFFFCEYTAFVHFACVMANLDTLELYGFIIATILNLFCGFIFLSYIVIIIAILRIRSATGRQKAFSTCSSHLLVVVIHFLIPFLAFIVPQTIISYKTMSIVYYLVIPVLNPVIYTLRNQEFQNALQATRKDINQYFMAKRVLP